The Flavobacterium jumunjinense genome includes a region encoding these proteins:
- a CDS encoding DMT family transporter codes for MNKPRIALLIGIICISIFPILIKLQLTSGLISAFYRMAIALGLLLPYVILTKKMVVPKSKLLFVSIFCGILFASDVAVWNIAIQKSSATQATLLTNLAPVWVGIISFFFLKNKPSTNFWIGTVVALFGMITLVGFDFFIKMNFDLAFSLAILSGVLYAIYILVSKNVLSKVDIYSFMTISLFASTLFLGAICLIADESFFGFSSNAWLVLFIQGAICQLAAWLLISYATQNMRATRVSLSLLSQGVIATFLAWLFIDEKITLQMIIGGLILLLGIGITFYENKKANVIK; via the coding sequence ATGAATAAGCCTAGAATAGCTCTGTTAATAGGGATAATTTGTATTTCTATTTTTCCTATATTAATTAAATTACAATTAACATCAGGATTAATTTCTGCCTTTTATAGAATGGCAATTGCTCTAGGCTTATTACTACCTTACGTTATATTAACGAAAAAGATGGTTGTTCCTAAAAGCAAGCTATTATTTGTCTCTATTTTTTGTGGTATTTTATTTGCTTCTGATGTAGCAGTTTGGAATATTGCTATACAAAAATCGAGTGCTACACAAGCAACGCTTTTAACTAATTTAGCTCCTGTTTGGGTTGGAATTATTTCGTTTTTTTTCTTAAAAAATAAGCCCTCGACTAATTTCTGGATTGGAACAGTCGTTGCTCTTTTTGGTATGATAACACTAGTTGGATTTGATTTTTTTATCAAAATGAACTTTGATTTAGCCTTTTCATTAGCTATACTGTCAGGTGTTTTGTACGCTATATATATTCTTGTTAGTAAAAACGTCTTATCTAAGGTAGATATTTATTCATTTATGACCATCAGTTTATTTGCGTCCACTCTATTTTTAGGTGCTATTTGTTTAATTGCAGATGAGTCCTTTTTTGGTTTTTCTTCTAACGCATGGCTTGTTCTTTTCATACAAGGAGCTATTTGTCAATTAGCTGCATGGTTACTAATTAGTTATGCAACTCAAAATATGAGAGCTACAAGAGTATCTCTCAGTTTATTAAGTCAAGGCGTAATTGCTACGTTTTTAGCCTGGTTATTTATAGATGAAAAAATAACGCTACAGATGATAATAGGTGGTTTAATTCTACTTTTAGGAATTGGAATTACTTTTTATGAGAATAAGAAAGCTAATGTAATCAAATAA
- the metG gene encoding methionine--tRNA ligase, whose translation MLENPKRYTITAALPYTNGPIHIGHLAGVYVPSDIYARYLRLQGKDVAFMCGSDEHGVAISMKAKKEGITPQEVIDKYDGIIRQSFLDFGISFDNYSRTSAKIHHDTAQEFFRKLYEDGKFIEQTTEQLYDAKADQFLADRFVTGTCPKCGNEEAYGDQCEKCGSSLNATDLIQPKSTITGETPILKETKHWFLPLNEYDAFLREWVLEGHKNDWKSNVYGQVKSWVDGGLEPRAVTRDLDWGIDVPVEGAEGKKLYVWFDAPIGYISATKEWAAKEGKDWEPYWKDQDTKLVHFIGKDNIVFHCIIFPAMLKAEGSYILPDNVPANEFLNLEGNKLSTSKNWAVWLHEYLQDFPDKQDALRYALTANAPETKDNDFTWKDFQARNNNELAAIYGNFINRVVVLTNKYYTGIVPAPNEFTAIDEQTLAELKAYPAVISSSIERYRFREALGEVMNVARLGNKYLADEEPWKMVKENPERVKTQMYVALQIATALSVLCEPFLPFTSTKLKSILKLTDSKLNWNDISKKTELIPSNNQIGQAEILFAQIDDAEIQKQMDKLEATKTANKIENTKAEPQKEIATFDDFTKLDIRVGTILEAEKMPKANKLLVLKVDTGIDVRTIVSGIAEHFSPEEVVGKRVTVLVNLAPRALRGVESAGMILMTNNAEGKLVFVNPDTEGILNGALIS comes from the coding sequence ATGTTAGAGAATCCAAAAAGATACACAATTACTGCTGCTTTGCCGTATACTAATGGTCCAATTCATATTGGTCACTTAGCAGGTGTTTATGTTCCAAGTGATATATATGCAAGATATTTACGTTTGCAAGGAAAAGACGTTGCTTTTATGTGTGGAAGTGATGAACATGGAGTTGCGATTTCGATGAAGGCTAAAAAAGAAGGAATTACACCGCAAGAAGTAATTGATAAGTATGATGGAATTATTCGTCAGTCTTTTTTAGATTTTGGAATTTCTTTTGATAATTACTCCAGAACTTCTGCAAAAATCCATCATGATACTGCGCAGGAATTCTTTAGAAAATTATATGAAGACGGTAAATTTATTGAGCAAACTACGGAACAATTATATGATGCAAAAGCGGATCAATTTTTAGCCGATCGTTTTGTGACAGGTACTTGTCCAAAATGCGGAAATGAAGAAGCTTATGGTGATCAATGCGAGAAATGTGGTTCATCATTGAATGCAACCGATTTAATACAACCAAAATCTACTATCACAGGTGAAACACCTATTTTAAAAGAAACAAAGCATTGGTTTTTACCATTGAATGAATATGATGCTTTTTTGCGTGAATGGGTTTTAGAAGGTCATAAAAATGACTGGAAATCTAATGTTTACGGACAAGTAAAATCATGGGTTGATGGTGGTTTAGAACCTAGAGCTGTAACGCGTGATTTAGATTGGGGAATTGATGTTCCTGTTGAAGGTGCTGAAGGCAAAAAACTATATGTATGGTTCGATGCGCCAATTGGCTATATCTCTGCGACTAAAGAATGGGCTGCAAAAGAAGGAAAAGATTGGGAGCCTTATTGGAAGGATCAAGATACTAAATTAGTTCACTTTATTGGGAAAGACAATATTGTTTTCCATTGTATCATTTTCCCTGCGATGTTAAAAGCAGAAGGAAGTTATATTTTGCCAGACAATGTTCCTGCTAATGAATTTTTAAATTTAGAAGGTAATAAATTATCAACTTCTAAAAACTGGGCAGTTTGGCTACATGAATATTTACAGGATTTCCCAGATAAACAAGATGCATTACGTTATGCATTAACTGCAAATGCTCCAGAAACAAAAGACAACGACTTTACTTGGAAAGATTTTCAGGCAAGAAACAATAACGAATTAGCTGCAATTTATGGAAACTTCATTAATCGTGTTGTTGTTTTAACAAACAAATATTATACTGGAATTGTTCCTGCTCCAAATGAATTTACAGCAATTGACGAACAAACATTAGCTGAATTAAAAGCGTATCCTGCTGTTATTTCGAGTTCTATTGAACGCTACCGTTTTAGAGAAGCTTTAGGAGAAGTTATGAATGTCGCTCGTTTAGGGAATAAATATTTAGCAGACGAAGAACCATGGAAAATGGTTAAAGAAAATCCAGAAAGAGTGAAAACACAAATGTATGTTGCGCTACAAATTGCAACGGCATTAAGTGTTTTATGTGAACCCTTTTTGCCTTTTACATCTACTAAGTTAAAATCAATTTTAAAACTTACTGATTCAAAATTAAACTGGAATGACATTTCTAAGAAAACAGAATTAATCCCTTCTAATAATCAAATTGGACAAGCTGAAATTTTATTTGCTCAAATAGATGATGCTGAAATTCAAAAACAAATGGATAAATTAGAAGCAACAAAAACTGCCAACAAGATAGAAAATACTAAAGCTGAACCACAAAAAGAGATTGCTACATTCGATGACTTTACAAAATTAGATATTCGTGTAGGTACAATTCTTGAAGCTGAAAAAATGCCAAAAGCGAATAAACTTTTAGTTCTTAAAGTAGATACCGGAATTGATGTTAGAACTATTGTTTCTGGAATCGCTGAGCATTTTTCTCCTGAAGAAGTAGTTGGTAAAAGAGTAACTGTTTTAGTTAACTTAGCTCCAAGAGCTTTACGAGGTGTGGAAAGTGCTGGAATGATTTTAATGACCAATAATGCTGAAGGGAAACTAGTATTTGTTAATCCAGATACTGAAGGCATTTTAAATGGTGCTTTAATTAGTTAA
- a CDS encoding TonB-dependent receptor → MKKNFFYLLMVLSVMSVFQANAQSKFKGIVKDNQERLSLYGATVRVLSPGSNLEEKITVDFDGTFKISSVKAFGTIEISMNGYLTKEIPFYKTKDDTVDLGTIYLEENLVVERDVVVTTSSIDVIKDRKTPISSSTMRNYEMREKVSNKDFIELTNQMPGVYTSKVGGGYGDTRINVRGFEQNNISPMIDGIPVYDLEAGIVDWANIASMNDIATSIQLQRGLGASKLVNSSVAGTMNMILRNANHDKGGFLYNSVGNDGYKKFAGSYSTGLLKSGFSANMLLSATSGDGYVNSTNFEAYSYYLALGYTKGKSDFQFKVFGSPQTHSQRVSDIRLSDYIARGNGVDEPGYKYNRDWGYLDNKEYATKVNFGHKPLGIFQWDLNFTDKTQLSTKFYGSKGTSGSTNFSGVIDGDAALTWPDLNGQIDLEFIRNFNSGNLAVWTSPTTGNAFTYQRTPNYNGQYINSDFTGTSNTTGISLVSEVTNQTFYGGIVNLKTELAKNLVLSYGLDARNTVYNKTRIVNDLFGADGYDPDFATTPSYSLNTNNTALPEAMFDFTKKNLGATPVDYKYDAKIAYLGSYAQIEYDIWKLNLLAQGGFNRQFIQRVNYSLGDYAESTPGSGVYDIDNNTSESTNELPIDGYNAKFGVNYNITNKHNFWANAGFVSRAPVFVTVYSGLNNDINPNYKNEKFQSIEVGYGFRSKHISLNLSAYSSTHDDAETPYYTPELGNFGTTSGINRINKGVELAITAAPIRKLIFNGTLSLGEWTYSSNAIFQDLRPTTGGGLSDPSELLIKDQKIGGAPQLMASIGANYELFNNFIFGSNLKYSDKMYSSPALERYDPVFYGDVFAFKDPVRLPSFAVVDAFASYRFKINVNDAIDLRLNIDNFFNKKYISESNTSYQLDSVDPTSGTGSTFRNNGNVYNGVAAGNNAFFGLGRTWNFTVRYEF, encoded by the coding sequence ATGAAGAAGAATTTTTTTTACTTATTAATGGTATTATCCGTTATGAGTGTGTTTCAAGCAAATGCACAAAGTAAATTTAAAGGTATTGTTAAGGATAATCAAGAAAGACTTAGTCTTTATGGTGCTACTGTAAGAGTATTATCCCCAGGTAGTAATTTAGAGGAAAAAATTACTGTAGATTTTGATGGAACTTTTAAAATTAGTTCGGTTAAAGCGTTTGGAACAATAGAAATTTCTATGAATGGTTATCTAACCAAAGAAATTCCTTTTTACAAAACTAAAGATGACACTGTTGATTTAGGGACTATCTATTTAGAAGAAAACTTAGTAGTTGAGCGAGATGTTGTGGTAACAACTTCTAGTATTGACGTTATTAAGGATAGAAAGACTCCAATTTCTTCTTCTACAATGAGAAATTATGAAATGCGTGAAAAAGTTTCTAATAAAGACTTTATTGAGTTAACGAATCAAATGCCAGGTGTTTATACATCTAAAGTAGGTGGTGGTTATGGAGATACGAGAATCAATGTAAGAGGGTTTGAGCAAAACAATATTTCACCAATGATTGATGGTATTCCTGTGTATGATTTAGAGGCAGGTATTGTTGATTGGGCAAATATTGCTTCAATGAATGATATCGCAACTTCTATTCAGTTACAAAGAGGATTAGGAGCGTCTAAGCTTGTAAATTCATCTGTAGCAGGAACTATGAATATGATTTTAAGAAATGCGAATCACGATAAAGGTGGTTTTCTTTATAATTCAGTAGGTAATGATGGTTATAAAAAATTTGCAGGTTCTTATTCAACTGGATTGTTGAAAAGTGGATTCTCTGCGAATATGTTGTTAAGTGCTACTTCTGGTGATGGATATGTTAATTCTACTAATTTTGAAGCGTATTCTTATTATTTAGCCTTAGGATATACAAAAGGAAAGAGTGATTTTCAGTTTAAGGTTTTTGGTTCGCCACAAACACATAGTCAAAGAGTTTCTGATATTAGATTATCCGATTATATTGCAAGAGGTAATGGTGTAGACGAGCCTGGTTATAAGTATAATCGTGACTGGGGATATTTAGATAATAAAGAATATGCTACTAAGGTAAATTTTGGACATAAGCCATTAGGAATTTTTCAATGGGATTTAAATTTCACAGATAAAACACAGTTATCTACAAAATTTTATGGATCTAAAGGAACTAGTGGAAGTACAAATTTCTCTGGTGTAATTGATGGAGATGCAGCATTGACTTGGCCAGATCTTAATGGCCAGATTGACTTAGAATTTATTAGAAACTTTAATTCAGGTAATCTTGCTGTTTGGACTAGTCCTACTACTGGTAATGCTTTTACTTATCAAAGAACTCCTAATTATAATGGGCAGTATATTAATTCAGATTTCACAGGAACTTCTAATACTACTGGTATTTCGTTAGTTTCAGAAGTTACTAATCAAACTTTCTACGGAGGAATTGTGAATTTAAAAACAGAATTGGCTAAGAATTTAGTGCTTAGTTATGGTCTTGATGCAAGAAATACAGTCTATAATAAAACAAGAATCGTAAACGATTTATTTGGTGCGGATGGTTATGATCCAGACTTTGCAACTACGCCAAGTTATTCTCTTAATACAAATAATACGGCTTTACCAGAAGCAATGTTCGATTTTACAAAGAAAAATTTGGGTGCGACTCCTGTAGATTATAAATATGACGCTAAAATTGCTTATTTAGGTTCTTATGCGCAAATTGAATATGATATTTGGAAATTAAATTTATTAGCACAAGGAGGTTTTAATAGACAATTTATTCAAAGAGTTAATTACTCTTTGGGTGATTATGCTGAGTCGACTCCTGGTTCTGGAGTTTATGATATTGATAATAATACGAGTGAGTCAACTAACGAGTTGCCTATTGATGGTTATAACGCTAAGTTTGGTGTGAATTATAATATTACAAATAAACATAACTTCTGGGCTAATGCTGGTTTTGTTTCAAGAGCACCTGTATTCGTAACTGTTTATAGTGGATTAAATAATGATATCAATCCAAATTATAAAAATGAAAAATTCCAATCTATAGAGGTAGGATATGGATTTAGATCTAAGCATATAAGTTTGAACTTAAGTGCATACTCATCAACTCATGATGATGCAGAAACTCCATATTATACTCCAGAATTAGGTAACTTTGGTACTACTTCAGGAATAAATAGAATTAATAAAGGTGTTGAATTAGCAATAACTGCTGCTCCGATAAGAAAATTAATTTTCAATGGTACTTTATCTTTAGGGGAATGGACATATAGTTCAAATGCAATTTTTCAAGATTTAAGACCAACAACAGGTGGTGGTTTGTCAGATCCATCTGAACTTTTAATTAAAGATCAAAAAATTGGTGGTGCTCCACAATTAATGGCTTCTATTGGTGCAAATTATGAATTATTTAATAACTTTATTTTTGGTTCAAATCTTAAATATTCAGATAAAATGTATTCTTCGCCAGCTTTAGAGAGATATGATCCAGTTTTTTACGGAGATGTTTTCGCTTTTAAAGACCCTGTAAGATTACCTTCATTCGCAGTTGTTGATGCATTCGCTTCTTATAGATTTAAAATAAATGTTAATGATGCTATCGATTTACGTTTAAATATTGATAATTTCTTTAATAAGAAATATATTTCTGAGTCTAATACAAGTTACCAACTGGATAGTGTAGATCCTACAAGTGGTACAGGTTCTACTTTTAGAAATAATGGTAATGTTTATAACGGTGTTGCGGCAGGTAACAATGCATTCTTTGGTTTAGGAAGAACTTGGAACTTTACAGTAAGATACGAATTCTAA
- a CDS encoding YraN family protein: MAEHNDLGRIGEEKAVEFLLEKGYDILETNWVFDKAEIDIIAQKDNFLAVVEVKTRSSLDFGLPQDFVKPKKIQLLLKAVNEYVISNDLDVEVRFDIIAIHNKKNKFNIEHIEAAFYYF, translated from the coding sequence ATGGCAGAACACAACGATTTAGGTAGGATTGGAGAAGAAAAAGCTGTTGAATTTCTTTTGGAAAAAGGATATGATATCTTAGAAACCAATTGGGTTTTCGACAAGGCTGAAATTGATATTATCGCTCAAAAAGATAATTTTTTAGCTGTTGTTGAAGTTAAAACAAGATCAAGTTTAGATTTTGGTTTGCCTCAGGATTTTGTTAAACCTAAGAAAATTCAATTATTATTAAAAGCTGTAAATGAATATGTTATTTCAAATGACTTAGATGTTGAAGTTCGTTTTGATATAATTGCTATTCATAATAAAAAAAATAAATTTAACATTGAGCACATAGAAGCGGCTTTTTATTATTTTTAG
- a CDS encoding S66 peptidase family protein, with product MKIPPFLKKGDTIAIVCTARKFMPEEAKPAIDLLESWGLKTKLGRTIGLDSCQFGGTDAERAADLQEQMDDKNIKAIWCARGGYGTVRIIDLLDFTKFKENPKWIMGFSDVTVLHSHLNTLGIASLHSIMPFTVPKASDTVKRTFYDALFGKKLEYVIPSKDYNLKGKAKGELVGGNISILYSLLGSKSSIDTKGKILFIEDLDEYLYHLDRMMYNIKRNGYFENAKGIIVGSMSDMHDNEIPFGQNGVQIIVAIAKEYNIPIAFDFCAGHQKDNRTLVLGSQVELEVNDNEVKLMFKN from the coding sequence ATGAAAATTCCACCATTTTTAAAAAAAGGCGACACTATTGCAATTGTTTGTACTGCTCGAAAATTTATGCCCGAAGAAGCAAAACCAGCTATTGATTTATTAGAATCTTGGGGATTAAAAACGAAGCTAGGTAGAACAATTGGATTAGATAGTTGTCAGTTTGGAGGAACTGATGCAGAACGAGCTGCAGATTTGCAAGAACAGATGGATGATAAAAACATTAAAGCAATTTGGTGTGCGCGTGGAGGATATGGAACGGTTCGAATTATCGACTTGTTGGATTTTACAAAATTTAAGGAAAACCCAAAGTGGATTATGGGCTTTAGTGATGTTACTGTTTTGCATAGTCATTTAAATACTTTAGGAATTGCTTCTTTACACTCAATTATGCCTTTTACAGTGCCAAAAGCATCAGATACTGTTAAACGAACATTTTATGATGCATTATTTGGTAAAAAATTAGAATATGTAATTCCTTCTAAAGATTATAATTTAAAGGGGAAAGCTAAAGGGGAATTAGTTGGAGGAAATATATCTATTTTGTATAGTCTTCTAGGGTCTAAATCATCTATAGATACAAAGGGCAAAATTCTTTTCATTGAAGATTTGGATGAATATTTATATCACTTGGATAGAATGATGTATAACATAAAAAGAAATGGGTATTTTGAAAATGCAAAAGGAATCATTGTTGGAAGTATGTCAGACATGCATGATAATGAAATTCCATTTGGACAAAATGGTGTTCAAATAATAGTAGCAATAGCAAAAGAGTACAATATACCAATTGCATTCGATTTTTGTGCAGGCCATCAGAAAGATAATAGAACACTTGTTTTAGGTAGTCAAGTTGAGTTAGAAGTAAATGATAATGAAGTAAAACTAATGTTTAAAAACTAA
- a CDS encoding bactofilin family protein — protein sequence MFDKTKQKETPLGKTNRIVQGTIIKGDIESKDDFRLDGVLIGNYSSPGKLVIGPSGEVQGNIKCKNVDIEGKYLGKLEVDELLTIKSTANIQGDVVIGKLSVEPGAVFEATCAMKSKGKEIEKPQKV from the coding sequence ATGTTCGATAAAACTAAGCAAAAAGAAACACCACTCGGAAAAACCAATAGAATTGTTCAGGGTACAATAATAAAAGGAGATATTGAATCTAAAGACGATTTCAGGTTAGACGGAGTTTTAATAGGGAATTATAGTTCGCCTGGAAAATTAGTAATTGGTCCATCTGGTGAAGTACAAGGAAATATTAAGTGTAAGAATGTCGATATTGAAGGGAAGTACTTAGGAAAGTTAGAAGTTGACGAGTTGTTGACGATTAAGTCGACTGCTAATATTCAAGGTGATGTAGTAATTGGAAAATTATCAGTTGAACCTGGAGCTGTTTTTGAAGCTACATGCGCTATGAAGTCTAAAGGAAAAGAAATTGAAAAGCCACAAAAAGTATAA
- a CDS encoding aspartate kinase translates to MKTISSVVEQYIKSKPFLLNSLSQGIINLTSLARVMMPYLEKELGKDVKQGAVVMSLKRLSEELDFKINHKISRVLKNTGEITVRSSLTDYAFVISETLLDNQARLLSEINKEADVFYTSSRGVNESNIIISTSMSYLVADLLKMEKITHKIENLSSITVKLPQENISVPGVYYYIFQRLAWEGIIIHEVISTTNEFTIIVSDSQIDIAFKVIKDLKSIQD, encoded by the coding sequence ATGAAAACTATTTCTTCTGTTGTAGAACAGTACATTAAATCGAAACCTTTTCTATTAAATTCTTTATCTCAAGGAATTATAAATTTAACTTCTTTGGCAAGAGTAATGATGCCGTATTTAGAAAAAGAGTTAGGGAAAGATGTAAAACAAGGAGCGGTAGTTATGTCTTTAAAAAGACTTTCTGAAGAATTAGATTTTAAAATTAATCATAAAATATCTAGAGTTTTAAAAAACACTGGGGAAATTACAGTTCGTTCTTCTCTAACCGATTATGCTTTTGTAATCTCTGAAACATTATTAGATAATCAAGCTAGATTATTATCTGAAATTAATAAAGAAGCAGACGTTTTCTACACATCATCAAGAGGTGTGAATGAATCTAATATTATCATTAGTACATCAATGTCTTATTTAGTTGCAGATTTATTAAAAATGGAGAAAATTACTCATAAAATCGAAAACTTATCTTCAATTACGGTAAAGCTACCTCAAGAAAATATTTCGGTTCCGGGTGTTTATTATTATATTTTTCAAAGATTAGCTTGGGAAGGTATAATTATTCATGAAGTTATTTCAACTACAAATGAATTTACTATAATCGTAAGTGATAGTCAGATAGATATTGCATTTAAAGTAATCAAAGATTTGAAAAGCATACAAGACTAG
- the porW gene encoding type IX secretion system periplasmic lipoprotein PorW/SprE, with protein MKNNILKYSYTFGLLFFLIACSVKKDKFVNRNFHAVTTEYNVLYNGNIALDAGKAELVLTYKDNFWETLPVERIGDKEEEVLPGQAKNPNFERAEEKAVKAIQKHSMNIDGSERNPQMDEAYLLLAKARYFDNRFLPSLEALNYILYKYPKSDKIYHAKVWREKVNIRLENEETAIKNLKKLLESQNIEGQDLADANAMLSQAYMNIGANDSAIATIKIAKEETRDKEEKARYSFILGQLYESFEYNDSAYATFQEVIDMNRKSPRRYVIQAHARQALQFDYKNGDTLVFTEKFNELIEDRENRKFLDVLYHQMGVFYDKQEIDSTAKKYYNKSIKSTSQDKYLVASNYRNMGEIYFKNAEYKIAGKYYDSTLLRLDDRTKEFRKIKKKRDNLEDVIKYEDIARENDSILSLVAMSENERNDYFQKHIDKIKKEDELKAKKEAELAEIEAIKQANNANSSATNLSKLNQKGNLASFSPNGLPPSAGNDEQSTFYFYNPVTVAFGKKEFKNKWGNRKRKENWRLSSSSSDNFSNSTNNTDEGSIDEDSLSVDIFKPEYEIEFYTSKLPTDKKVIDSIHKDRNFAYYQLGVIYKEKFKEYELAASRLERLLKNNPEERLVLPAKYNLYKIYQIINPTKAEEYKNQIITEYPTSRYAQIIQNPSMAFEDETNPQVVYNKLYKKYEQNLLREVLAEVNERIDQYFGEETLPKFEMLKATVLGRLNGIEDYKKSLNYIALTYPDIEEGKQAEQLLQSDIPKLEVLDFGTNEPTSWKVIFPKNETDKESATILINKINMYLKARNNDDLKVSTDIYSLDQDFIVIHGLITEEVAKATLSVLEEYKDYKIKDKSYIIASEDYRIIQIKKKFEERIK; from the coding sequence TTGAAGAACAATATATTAAAATATTCATACACTTTTGGCCTATTATTTTTTTTGATAGCATGTTCTGTTAAGAAAGATAAATTCGTCAATAGAAATTTTCATGCAGTAACTACGGAGTATAATGTTCTGTATAATGGAAATATTGCGCTAGATGCTGGAAAGGCAGAGTTAGTTTTGACCTATAAAGATAATTTTTGGGAAACATTGCCTGTTGAAAGAATAGGCGATAAAGAGGAAGAGGTCCTTCCTGGTCAAGCTAAAAACCCTAATTTTGAGCGTGCAGAAGAAAAAGCAGTAAAAGCAATTCAGAAACATTCAATGAATATTGATGGTTCAGAAAGAAATCCGCAAATGGATGAAGCTTATTTACTCTTGGCAAAAGCTAGGTATTTCGATAATAGATTCTTACCTTCATTAGAAGCTCTAAATTATATTCTTTATAAATACCCTAAGAGTGATAAGATCTATCATGCAAAAGTTTGGAGAGAAAAAGTAAATATCCGACTTGAAAATGAAGAAACAGCGATAAAGAACCTAAAGAAGCTTTTAGAGAGTCAAAATATTGAAGGGCAAGATTTAGCAGATGCTAACGCTATGTTGTCTCAAGCATATATGAATATTGGGGCAAATGATAGCGCAATTGCAACCATTAAAATTGCAAAAGAAGAAACACGCGATAAAGAAGAAAAAGCGAGATATTCTTTTATTCTAGGTCAGTTATATGAATCTTTTGAATATAACGACAGTGCCTATGCTACTTTTCAAGAAGTTATAGATATGAATAGGAAATCTCCTAGAAGATATGTTATTCAAGCACATGCTAGACAAGCTTTACAGTTTGATTATAAAAATGGAGACACTTTAGTTTTTACTGAAAAATTCAATGAATTAATAGAAGATAGAGAAAATCGTAAATTTTTAGATGTCTTGTATCATCAAATGGGAGTTTTCTATGATAAACAAGAAATTGATAGTACTGCTAAGAAATATTATAACAAATCGATAAAATCAACATCGCAAGATAAATACCTAGTAGCATCCAATTACAGAAATATGGGTGAAATTTATTTTAAAAATGCTGAATATAAAATTGCGGGTAAATATTATGATAGTACTTTACTTCGCTTAGACGATAGAACAAAAGAGTTTAGGAAAATCAAGAAGAAGAGAGATAATCTAGAAGATGTAATTAAATATGAAGATATTGCTAGAGAGAATGATAGTATACTTTCTTTAGTCGCAATGTCAGAAAATGAAAGAAACGATTATTTTCAAAAGCATATTGATAAAATAAAAAAAGAAGATGAGTTAAAAGCAAAAAAAGAAGCAGAATTAGCCGAAATTGAAGCGATTAAACAAGCAAATAATGCTAACTCTTCTGCAACAAATCTTTCTAAATTAAATCAAAAAGGAAATTTGGCTTCATTCTCTCCAAATGGACTTCCTCCTTCTGCTGGAAATGACGAACAAAGTACATTCTATTTTTATAATCCTGTAACAGTAGCGTTTGGTAAAAAAGAATTTAAAAACAAATGGGGAAATAGAAAGCGTAAAGAAAACTGGAGGCTTTCAAGTAGTTCTTCGGATAATTTTTCAAACTCAACTAATAATACTGATGAGGGTAGTATTGATGAAGATTCTTTAAGTGTAGATATTTTTAAGCCAGAATATGAGATAGAATTCTATACATCTAAATTGCCTACAGATAAAAAAGTTATTGATAGTATTCATAAAGATAGAAATTTTGCATATTATCAATTAGGAGTAATATATAAGGAGAAGTTTAAAGAATATGAATTGGCAGCGTCCAGATTAGAAAGGTTGCTAAAGAATAATCCTGAAGAAAGATTAGTATTGCCTGCAAAATACAACTTATATAAAATTTATCAGATAATCAACCCAACTAAAGCAGAAGAGTATAAGAATCAAATTATAACGGAATATCCAACGAGTCGTTATGCTCAAATCATTCAGAATCCTTCAATGGCTTTTGAAGATGAAACAAATCCTCAAGTTGTCTATAATAAGTTATATAAAAAATACGAACAAAATTTATTAAGAGAAGTCCTTGCAGAAGTAAACGAAAGAATAGATCAGTATTTTGGAGAAGAAACATTGCCGAAGTTTGAAATGTTAAAAGCGACTGTATTAGGAAGGTTAAATGGTATTGAAGATTATAAAAAATCACTCAATTATATTGCATTAACATATCCTGATATTGAAGAAGGAAAACAAGCTGAGCAATTGTTGCAAAGTGATATACCTAAATTAGAAGTGTTAGATTTTGGAACGAATGAACCAACTTCTTGGAAAGTGATTTTCCCTAAAAATGAAACGGATAAAGAGAGTGCTACTATATTAATTAATAAGATTAATATGTATTTAAAGGCAAGGAATAATGATGATCTAAAAGTTTCTACAGATATTTATTCGTTAGACCAAGATTTTATTGTAATTCACGGATTAATTACAGAAGAAGTGGCAAAAGCAACATTGAGTGTGTTGGAGGAATATAAAGATTATAAGATAAAAGACAAATCATATATTATTGCTTCAGAAGATTATAGGATAATTCAAATAAAGAAGAAATTTGAAGAAAGGATAAAGTAA